A part of Papilio machaon chromosome 23, ilPapMach1.1, whole genome shotgun sequence genomic DNA contains:
- the LOC106707245 gene encoding transcription factor EB isoform X5, producing MTKGPRKVKLVIVVNNKKDPPTFKTLTPTSRTQLKQQLMREHAQEQLRRESLQTQQGQSKENGEDKKKSSPTDVPRITPHVELPPQVLQVRTVLENPTRYHVIQKQKSQVRQYLSESFQPQAQVTSGGRGAVQSAPELCASPERASSLLSPNLCSSAVNTSETDEFLEDILSLDSGAARSSSGPPSAASSVAGDCALLSDADMHALAKDRQKKDNHNMIERRRRFNINDRIKELGTLLPKTNDPFYEVIRDVRPNKGTILKSSVDYIKCLRDEVNRLKQSEQRRKQIELHNRKLMLRIQELERLARVHGLPLGGEGWTGDEGEGGETGVGAVGGDTTPAHTNTSKTPSTPEVVLPKREPAAMDIGDAPDLLRDMPPPDCLPPLDALDGLKLGSCSPLDREGLSEGLSEGLSEGLSEGLSEGLPEGLSEGLGLGCLTPGLCLDPPPDMFDHKDVKVTAFFAEQMRLSPLPLLGVGGGAGGALSLAQIEDLMDDDSHNPVTQGDPMLCSSPTSLGLSNDTMLHDDAHTFSHHQGSNLLSEGLGLGTSLSLGDSCLPGLLLGSQPRHHHAPHSPRSHPRPSCFDMDLGA from the exons ATGACCAAGGGCCCTAGGAAAGTGAAACTAGTCATTGTAGTCAACAATAAGAAAga CCCGCCGACATTCAAGACGCTGACGCCGACATCTCGTACACAGCTCAAGCAGCAGTTGATGCGAGAACATGCGCAGGAGCAGCTGCGCAGAGAATCATTACAG ACACAACAGGGTCAGTCAAAAGAAAATGGCGAGGATAAGAAGAAGTCGAGTCCGACAGATGTGCCTCGTATCACGCCGCACGTCGAATTGCCACCACAAGTATTGCAG GTGCGAACGGTTCTGGAGAACCCCACCAGGTATCACGTGATACAGAAACAGAAGAGCCAGGTGCGGCAGTACCTGAGCGAGTCTTTCCAACCTCAAGCACAG GTGACTTCGGGAGGGCGCGGCGCGGTGCAGTCAGCGCCGGAGCTGTGCGCATCCCCCGAGCGCGCCTCCAGCTTGCTCAGTCCCAATCTCTGCTCATCAGCCGTTAACACTTCTGAA ACGGATGAGTTCCTGGAGGATATCCTGTCGTTGGACAGTGGCGCAGCTCGCTCCTCCTCCGGCCCTCCCTCCGCCGCCAGCTCAGTGGCCGGCGACTGCGCACTGCTCAGTGACGCAGACATGCACGCACTCGCCAAAGACAGACAGAAAAAGGACAACCACAATATGA TTGAAAGACGTCGTCGTTTCAATATAAATGATCGTATAAAGGAACTTGGTACATTATTGCCGAAGACAAATGATCCTTTCTACGAAGTGATTCGCGATGTTCGACCAAATAAAGGCACAATCCTCAAGAGTAGTGTTGACTACATCAAGTGTCTACGAGATGAGGTGAACAGACTCAAGCAGAGTGAGCAGCGACGTAAGCAGATTGAACTGCACAATAGAAAGTTGATGCTTAGAATACAg GAACTAGAGAGGCTAGCGCGTGTTCATGGTCTGCCACTGGGGGGTGAGGGTTGGACTGGAGATGAGGGCGAGGGGGGAGAGACGGGGGTGGGGGCGGTGGGGGGAGACACCACGCCTGCGCACACAAACACATCTAAAACTCCTTCAACACCG gAGGTGGTTCTGCCGAAGCGCGAACCAGCCGCCATGGATATTGGTGATGCACCAGATTTATTACGTGATATGCCACCCCCTGACTGTCTGCCACCACTTGATGCACTAG ATGGTCTTAAACTTGGATCATGTTCACCTTTAGATAGAGAGGGTCTATCAGAAGGTTTATCAGAGGGTCTCTCTGAAGGTTTATCGGAAGGACTCTCAGAGGGCCTTCCTGAGGGCCTCTCGGAGGGCCTTGGACTAGGCTGTTTAACTCCAGGCCTCTGTCTCGACCCCCCGCCTGATATGTTCGACCACAAGGACGTCAAGGTAACAGCATTT TTTGCGGAGCAGATGCGGCTGTCGCCTCTCCCACTGCTGGGGGTGGGGGGTGGCGCAGGGGGTGCGCTCAGTTTGGCGCAGATTGAAGACCTCATGGATGACGACTCACATAATCCCGTCACACAAG GTGATCCAATGTTATGTTCATCACCGACCTCACTCGGCCTCAGCAATGACACCATGCTGCACGATGATGCACACACATTCTCTCATCATCAAG GTTCGAACTTGCTTAGCGAAGGCCTAGGTCTAGGTACATCGCTGTCTCTAGGCGACAGCTGCCTACCAGGACTACTGCTGGGCTCTCAGCCTAGACACCACCACGCCCCCCACTCGCCGCGCTCACATCCCAGACCTTCCTGCTTCGATATGGACCTGGGGGCGTAA
- the LOC106707245 gene encoding transcription factor EB isoform X4: MDESGIDMGFDLASFLSNDYHADHILDEMTAAQHQDFMYYELKSKAVPVTESPPTFKTLTPTSRTQLKQQLMREHAQEQLRRESLQTQQGQSKENGEDKKKSSPTDVPRITPHVELPPQVLQVRTVLENPTRYHVIQKQKSQVRQYLSESFQPQAQVTSGGRGAVQSAPELCASPERASSLLSPNLCSSAVNTSETDEFLEDILSLDSGAARSSSGPPSAASSVAGDCALLSDADMHALAKDRQKKDNHNMIERRRRFNINDRIKELGTLLPKTNDPFYEVIRDVRPNKGTILKSSVDYIKCLRDEVNRLKQSEQRRKQIELHNRKLMLRIQELERLARVHGLPLGGEGWTGDEGEGGETGVGAVGGDTTPAHTNTSKTPSTPEVVLPKREPAAMDIGDAPDLLRDMPPPDCLPPLDALDGLKLGSCSPLDREGLSEGLSEGLSEGLSEGLSEGLPEGLSEGLGLGCLTPGLCLDPPPDMFDHKDVKMRLSPLPLLGVGGGAGGALSLAQIEDLMDDDSHNPVTQGDPMLCSSPTSLGLSNDTMLHDDAHTFSHHQGSNLLSEGLGLGTSLSLGDSCLPGLLLGSQPRHHHAPHSPRSHPRPSCFDMDLGA, translated from the exons CCCGCCGACATTCAAGACGCTGACGCCGACATCTCGTACACAGCTCAAGCAGCAGTTGATGCGAGAACATGCGCAGGAGCAGCTGCGCAGAGAATCATTACAG ACACAACAGGGTCAGTCAAAAGAAAATGGCGAGGATAAGAAGAAGTCGAGTCCGACAGATGTGCCTCGTATCACGCCGCACGTCGAATTGCCACCACAAGTATTGCAG GTGCGAACGGTTCTGGAGAACCCCACCAGGTATCACGTGATACAGAAACAGAAGAGCCAGGTGCGGCAGTACCTGAGCGAGTCTTTCCAACCTCAAGCACAG GTGACTTCGGGAGGGCGCGGCGCGGTGCAGTCAGCGCCGGAGCTGTGCGCATCCCCCGAGCGCGCCTCCAGCTTGCTCAGTCCCAATCTCTGCTCATCAGCCGTTAACACTTCTGAA ACGGATGAGTTCCTGGAGGATATCCTGTCGTTGGACAGTGGCGCAGCTCGCTCCTCCTCCGGCCCTCCCTCCGCCGCCAGCTCAGTGGCCGGCGACTGCGCACTGCTCAGTGACGCAGACATGCACGCACTCGCCAAAGACAGACAGAAAAAGGACAACCACAATATGA TTGAAAGACGTCGTCGTTTCAATATAAATGATCGTATAAAGGAACTTGGTACATTATTGCCGAAGACAAATGATCCTTTCTACGAAGTGATTCGCGATGTTCGACCAAATAAAGGCACAATCCTCAAGAGTAGTGTTGACTACATCAAGTGTCTACGAGATGAGGTGAACAGACTCAAGCAGAGTGAGCAGCGACGTAAGCAGATTGAACTGCACAATAGAAAGTTGATGCTTAGAATACAg GAACTAGAGAGGCTAGCGCGTGTTCATGGTCTGCCACTGGGGGGTGAGGGTTGGACTGGAGATGAGGGCGAGGGGGGAGAGACGGGGGTGGGGGCGGTGGGGGGAGACACCACGCCTGCGCACACAAACACATCTAAAACTCCTTCAACACCG gAGGTGGTTCTGCCGAAGCGCGAACCAGCCGCCATGGATATTGGTGATGCACCAGATTTATTACGTGATATGCCACCCCCTGACTGTCTGCCACCACTTGATGCACTAG ATGGTCTTAAACTTGGATCATGTTCACCTTTAGATAGAGAGGGTCTATCAGAAGGTTTATCAGAGGGTCTCTCTGAAGGTTTATCGGAAGGACTCTCAGAGGGCCTTCCTGAGGGCCTCTCGGAGGGCCTTGGACTAGGCTGTTTAACTCCAGGCCTCTGTCTCGACCCCCCGCCTGATATGTTCGACCACAAGGACGTCAAG ATGCGGCTGTCGCCTCTCCCACTGCTGGGGGTGGGGGGTGGCGCAGGGGGTGCGCTCAGTTTGGCGCAGATTGAAGACCTCATGGATGACGACTCACATAATCCCGTCACACAAG GTGATCCAATGTTATGTTCATCACCGACCTCACTCGGCCTCAGCAATGACACCATGCTGCACGATGATGCACACACATTCTCTCATCATCAAG GTTCGAACTTGCTTAGCGAAGGCCTAGGTCTAGGTACATCGCTGTCTCTAGGCGACAGCTGCCTACCAGGACTACTGCTGGGCTCTCAGCCTAGACACCACCACGCCCCCCACTCGCCGCGCTCACATCCCAGACCTTCCTGCTTCGATATGGACCTGGGGGCGTAA
- the LOC106707245 gene encoding transcription factor EB isoform X1 produces MDESGIDMGFDLASFLSNDYHADHILDEMTAAQHQDFMYYELKSKAVPVTESPPTFKTLTPTSRTQLKQQLMREHAQEQLRRESLQTQQGQSKENGEDKKKSSPTDVPRITPHVELPPQVLQVRTVLENPTRYHVIQKQKSQVRQYLSESFQPQAQVTSGGRGAVQSAPELCASPERASSLLSPNLCSSAVNTSETDEFLEDILSLDSGAARSSSGPPSAASSVAGDCALLSDADMHALAKDRQKKDNHNMIERRRRFNINDRIKELGTLLPKTNDPFYEVIRDVRPNKGTILKSSVDYIKCLRDEVNRLKQSEQRRKQIELHNRKLMLRIQELERLARVHGLPLGGEGWTGDEGEGGETGVGAVGGDTTPAHTNTSKTPSTPEVVLPKREPAAMDIGDAPDLLRDMPPPDCLPPLDALDGLKLGSCSPLDREGLSEGLSEGLSEGLSEGLSEGLPEGLSEGLGLGCLTPGLCLDPPPDMFDHKDVKVTAFFAEQMRLSPLPLLGVGGGAGGALSLAQIEDLMDDDSHNPVTQGDPMLCSSPTSLGLSNDTMLHDDAHTFSHHQGSNLLSEGLGLGTSLSLGDSCLPGLLLGSQPRHHHAPHSPRSHPRPSCFDMDLGA; encoded by the exons CCCGCCGACATTCAAGACGCTGACGCCGACATCTCGTACACAGCTCAAGCAGCAGTTGATGCGAGAACATGCGCAGGAGCAGCTGCGCAGAGAATCATTACAG ACACAACAGGGTCAGTCAAAAGAAAATGGCGAGGATAAGAAGAAGTCGAGTCCGACAGATGTGCCTCGTATCACGCCGCACGTCGAATTGCCACCACAAGTATTGCAG GTGCGAACGGTTCTGGAGAACCCCACCAGGTATCACGTGATACAGAAACAGAAGAGCCAGGTGCGGCAGTACCTGAGCGAGTCTTTCCAACCTCAAGCACAG GTGACTTCGGGAGGGCGCGGCGCGGTGCAGTCAGCGCCGGAGCTGTGCGCATCCCCCGAGCGCGCCTCCAGCTTGCTCAGTCCCAATCTCTGCTCATCAGCCGTTAACACTTCTGAA ACGGATGAGTTCCTGGAGGATATCCTGTCGTTGGACAGTGGCGCAGCTCGCTCCTCCTCCGGCCCTCCCTCCGCCGCCAGCTCAGTGGCCGGCGACTGCGCACTGCTCAGTGACGCAGACATGCACGCACTCGCCAAAGACAGACAGAAAAAGGACAACCACAATATGA TTGAAAGACGTCGTCGTTTCAATATAAATGATCGTATAAAGGAACTTGGTACATTATTGCCGAAGACAAATGATCCTTTCTACGAAGTGATTCGCGATGTTCGACCAAATAAAGGCACAATCCTCAAGAGTAGTGTTGACTACATCAAGTGTCTACGAGATGAGGTGAACAGACTCAAGCAGAGTGAGCAGCGACGTAAGCAGATTGAACTGCACAATAGAAAGTTGATGCTTAGAATACAg GAACTAGAGAGGCTAGCGCGTGTTCATGGTCTGCCACTGGGGGGTGAGGGTTGGACTGGAGATGAGGGCGAGGGGGGAGAGACGGGGGTGGGGGCGGTGGGGGGAGACACCACGCCTGCGCACACAAACACATCTAAAACTCCTTCAACACCG gAGGTGGTTCTGCCGAAGCGCGAACCAGCCGCCATGGATATTGGTGATGCACCAGATTTATTACGTGATATGCCACCCCCTGACTGTCTGCCACCACTTGATGCACTAG ATGGTCTTAAACTTGGATCATGTTCACCTTTAGATAGAGAGGGTCTATCAGAAGGTTTATCAGAGGGTCTCTCTGAAGGTTTATCGGAAGGACTCTCAGAGGGCCTTCCTGAGGGCCTCTCGGAGGGCCTTGGACTAGGCTGTTTAACTCCAGGCCTCTGTCTCGACCCCCCGCCTGATATGTTCGACCACAAGGACGTCAAGGTAACAGCATTT TTTGCGGAGCAGATGCGGCTGTCGCCTCTCCCACTGCTGGGGGTGGGGGGTGGCGCAGGGGGTGCGCTCAGTTTGGCGCAGATTGAAGACCTCATGGATGACGACTCACATAATCCCGTCACACAAG GTGATCCAATGTTATGTTCATCACCGACCTCACTCGGCCTCAGCAATGACACCATGCTGCACGATGATGCACACACATTCTCTCATCATCAAG GTTCGAACTTGCTTAGCGAAGGCCTAGGTCTAGGTACATCGCTGTCTCTAGGCGACAGCTGCCTACCAGGACTACTGCTGGGCTCTCAGCCTAGACACCACCACGCCCCCCACTCGCCGCGCTCACATCCCAGACCTTCCTGCTTCGATATGGACCTGGGGGCGTAA
- the LOC106707245 gene encoding transcription factor EB isoform X2 yields the protein MDESGIDMGFDLASFLSNDYHADHILDEMTAAQHQDFMYYELKSKAVPVTESPPTFKTLTPTSRTQLKQQLMREHAQEQLRRESLQTQQGQSKENGEDKKKSSPTDVPRITPHVELPPQVLQVRTVLENPTRYHVIQKQKSQVRQYLSESFQPQAQVTSGGRGAVQSAPELCASPERASSLLSPNLCSSAVNTSETDEFLEDILSLDSGAARSSSGPPSAASSVAGDCALLSDADMHALAKDRQKKDNHNMIERRRRFNINDRIKELGTLLPKTNDPFYEVIRDVRPNKGTILKSSVDYIKCLRDEVNRLKQSEQRRKQIELHNRKLMLRIQELERLARVHGLPLGGEGWTGDEGEGGETGVGAVGGDTTPAHTNTSKTPSTPEVVLPKREPAAMDIGDAPDLLRDMPPPDCLPPLDALDGLKLGSCSPLDREGLSEGLSEGLSEGLSEGLSEGLPEGLSEGLGLGCLTPGLCLDPPPDMFDHKDVKVTAFMRLSPLPLLGVGGGAGGALSLAQIEDLMDDDSHNPVTQGDPMLCSSPTSLGLSNDTMLHDDAHTFSHHQGSNLLSEGLGLGTSLSLGDSCLPGLLLGSQPRHHHAPHSPRSHPRPSCFDMDLGA from the exons CCCGCCGACATTCAAGACGCTGACGCCGACATCTCGTACACAGCTCAAGCAGCAGTTGATGCGAGAACATGCGCAGGAGCAGCTGCGCAGAGAATCATTACAG ACACAACAGGGTCAGTCAAAAGAAAATGGCGAGGATAAGAAGAAGTCGAGTCCGACAGATGTGCCTCGTATCACGCCGCACGTCGAATTGCCACCACAAGTATTGCAG GTGCGAACGGTTCTGGAGAACCCCACCAGGTATCACGTGATACAGAAACAGAAGAGCCAGGTGCGGCAGTACCTGAGCGAGTCTTTCCAACCTCAAGCACAG GTGACTTCGGGAGGGCGCGGCGCGGTGCAGTCAGCGCCGGAGCTGTGCGCATCCCCCGAGCGCGCCTCCAGCTTGCTCAGTCCCAATCTCTGCTCATCAGCCGTTAACACTTCTGAA ACGGATGAGTTCCTGGAGGATATCCTGTCGTTGGACAGTGGCGCAGCTCGCTCCTCCTCCGGCCCTCCCTCCGCCGCCAGCTCAGTGGCCGGCGACTGCGCACTGCTCAGTGACGCAGACATGCACGCACTCGCCAAAGACAGACAGAAAAAGGACAACCACAATATGA TTGAAAGACGTCGTCGTTTCAATATAAATGATCGTATAAAGGAACTTGGTACATTATTGCCGAAGACAAATGATCCTTTCTACGAAGTGATTCGCGATGTTCGACCAAATAAAGGCACAATCCTCAAGAGTAGTGTTGACTACATCAAGTGTCTACGAGATGAGGTGAACAGACTCAAGCAGAGTGAGCAGCGACGTAAGCAGATTGAACTGCACAATAGAAAGTTGATGCTTAGAATACAg GAACTAGAGAGGCTAGCGCGTGTTCATGGTCTGCCACTGGGGGGTGAGGGTTGGACTGGAGATGAGGGCGAGGGGGGAGAGACGGGGGTGGGGGCGGTGGGGGGAGACACCACGCCTGCGCACACAAACACATCTAAAACTCCTTCAACACCG gAGGTGGTTCTGCCGAAGCGCGAACCAGCCGCCATGGATATTGGTGATGCACCAGATTTATTACGTGATATGCCACCCCCTGACTGTCTGCCACCACTTGATGCACTAG ATGGTCTTAAACTTGGATCATGTTCACCTTTAGATAGAGAGGGTCTATCAGAAGGTTTATCAGAGGGTCTCTCTGAAGGTTTATCGGAAGGACTCTCAGAGGGCCTTCCTGAGGGCCTCTCGGAGGGCCTTGGACTAGGCTGTTTAACTCCAGGCCTCTGTCTCGACCCCCCGCCTGATATGTTCGACCACAAGGACGTCAAGGTAACAGCATTT ATGCGGCTGTCGCCTCTCCCACTGCTGGGGGTGGGGGGTGGCGCAGGGGGTGCGCTCAGTTTGGCGCAGATTGAAGACCTCATGGATGACGACTCACATAATCCCGTCACACAAG GTGATCCAATGTTATGTTCATCACCGACCTCACTCGGCCTCAGCAATGACACCATGCTGCACGATGATGCACACACATTCTCTCATCATCAAG GTTCGAACTTGCTTAGCGAAGGCCTAGGTCTAGGTACATCGCTGTCTCTAGGCGACAGCTGCCTACCAGGACTACTGCTGGGCTCTCAGCCTAGACACCACCACGCCCCCCACTCGCCGCGCTCACATCCCAGACCTTCCTGCTTCGATATGGACCTGGGGGCGTAA
- the LOC106707245 gene encoding transcription factor EB isoform X3, whose amino-acid sequence MDESGIDMGFDLASFLSNDYHADHILDEMTAAQHQDFMYYELKSKAVPVTESPPTFKTLTPTSRTQLKQQLMREHAQEQLRRESLQTQQGQSKENGEDKKKSSPTDVPRITPHVELPPQVLQVRTVLENPTRYHVIQKQKSQVRQYLSESFQPQAQVTSGGRGAVQSAPELCASPERASSLLSPNLCSSAVNTSETDEFLEDILSLDSGAARSSSGPPSAASSVAGDCALLSDADMHALAKDRQKKDNHNMIERRRRFNINDRIKELGTLLPKTNDPFYEVIRDVRPNKGTILKSSVDYIKCLRDEVNRLKQSEQRRKQIELHNRKLMLRIQELERLARVHGLPLGGEGWTGDEGEGGETGVGAVGGDTTPAHTNTSKTPSTPEVVLPKREPAAMDIGDAPDLLRDMPPPDCLPPLDALDGLKLGSCSPLDREGLSEGLSEGLSEGLSEGLSEGLPEGLSEGLGLGCLTPGLCLDPPPDMFDHKDVKFAEQMRLSPLPLLGVGGGAGGALSLAQIEDLMDDDSHNPVTQGDPMLCSSPTSLGLSNDTMLHDDAHTFSHHQGSNLLSEGLGLGTSLSLGDSCLPGLLLGSQPRHHHAPHSPRSHPRPSCFDMDLGA is encoded by the exons CCCGCCGACATTCAAGACGCTGACGCCGACATCTCGTACACAGCTCAAGCAGCAGTTGATGCGAGAACATGCGCAGGAGCAGCTGCGCAGAGAATCATTACAG ACACAACAGGGTCAGTCAAAAGAAAATGGCGAGGATAAGAAGAAGTCGAGTCCGACAGATGTGCCTCGTATCACGCCGCACGTCGAATTGCCACCACAAGTATTGCAG GTGCGAACGGTTCTGGAGAACCCCACCAGGTATCACGTGATACAGAAACAGAAGAGCCAGGTGCGGCAGTACCTGAGCGAGTCTTTCCAACCTCAAGCACAG GTGACTTCGGGAGGGCGCGGCGCGGTGCAGTCAGCGCCGGAGCTGTGCGCATCCCCCGAGCGCGCCTCCAGCTTGCTCAGTCCCAATCTCTGCTCATCAGCCGTTAACACTTCTGAA ACGGATGAGTTCCTGGAGGATATCCTGTCGTTGGACAGTGGCGCAGCTCGCTCCTCCTCCGGCCCTCCCTCCGCCGCCAGCTCAGTGGCCGGCGACTGCGCACTGCTCAGTGACGCAGACATGCACGCACTCGCCAAAGACAGACAGAAAAAGGACAACCACAATATGA TTGAAAGACGTCGTCGTTTCAATATAAATGATCGTATAAAGGAACTTGGTACATTATTGCCGAAGACAAATGATCCTTTCTACGAAGTGATTCGCGATGTTCGACCAAATAAAGGCACAATCCTCAAGAGTAGTGTTGACTACATCAAGTGTCTACGAGATGAGGTGAACAGACTCAAGCAGAGTGAGCAGCGACGTAAGCAGATTGAACTGCACAATAGAAAGTTGATGCTTAGAATACAg GAACTAGAGAGGCTAGCGCGTGTTCATGGTCTGCCACTGGGGGGTGAGGGTTGGACTGGAGATGAGGGCGAGGGGGGAGAGACGGGGGTGGGGGCGGTGGGGGGAGACACCACGCCTGCGCACACAAACACATCTAAAACTCCTTCAACACCG gAGGTGGTTCTGCCGAAGCGCGAACCAGCCGCCATGGATATTGGTGATGCACCAGATTTATTACGTGATATGCCACCCCCTGACTGTCTGCCACCACTTGATGCACTAG ATGGTCTTAAACTTGGATCATGTTCACCTTTAGATAGAGAGGGTCTATCAGAAGGTTTATCAGAGGGTCTCTCTGAAGGTTTATCGGAAGGACTCTCAGAGGGCCTTCCTGAGGGCCTCTCGGAGGGCCTTGGACTAGGCTGTTTAACTCCAGGCCTCTGTCTCGACCCCCCGCCTGATATGTTCGACCACAAGGACGTCAAG TTTGCGGAGCAGATGCGGCTGTCGCCTCTCCCACTGCTGGGGGTGGGGGGTGGCGCAGGGGGTGCGCTCAGTTTGGCGCAGATTGAAGACCTCATGGATGACGACTCACATAATCCCGTCACACAAG GTGATCCAATGTTATGTTCATCACCGACCTCACTCGGCCTCAGCAATGACACCATGCTGCACGATGATGCACACACATTCTCTCATCATCAAG GTTCGAACTTGCTTAGCGAAGGCCTAGGTCTAGGTACATCGCTGTCTCTAGGCGACAGCTGCCTACCAGGACTACTGCTGGGCTCTCAGCCTAGACACCACCACGCCCCCCACTCGCCGCGCTCACATCCCAGACCTTCCTGCTTCGATATGGACCTGGGGGCGTAA